The Cryptococcus gattii WM276 chromosome D, complete sequence region ACATTCTGCAAAATAAACTCGATGGACTGCGGATCCTTGCTTCAATAACTAAATAATATCTGTGACGATAATTATCAAAAGCTGGGAATGTAACATGTTCAGAAATTGCACCATTCACGCCATATTTCACCCTCCATGAACTACGCACATCCAATGAACATTTTCTACCAAGTGGCCGCCCGCCTGAAATCCGCTCCTGCGTACCGAACAGGATGGCCACGCTCTTTGAGAAGCCGCTCAATTTGAAGCAGACGATTATATTTTGCCAGCCTCTCGCCTCGACAAGGTGCCCCGGACTTGATATGTCCAGTTTGCAGACCTACGACGATATCTACATCAACGAGCAGGGAGATACGTTTAGCGCTTACGACCTCTCGTTAAATAGTCACTCACCGGCAATGAAATCGTCAATCGTCTCACCACTACGATGAGATACGAAAACAGACCATCCATAACTATAAGCTACCTGGGCACTACAATTTTATCAATGTTTTGATCCGAGAACACACTCTTTGGCGCATATTTACTCACGCTTCAATCGCTTCGCTAATAGTACCGCACTGGTTGATCTGATGAAGAACGACACCTCAATGATAGTTCAACAGCTGGGATGAACACTCACCTTTAGAAGAAGGCCGTCACACGCTGATGCTTTCTTGGCCATTTTTACCCTGCTGACTTGAGTGCACAAAAGGTCATCTCCTACCACCTCAACTTTTCCATTTATCTTTTCCATAAACTTTGTCCAGCTATCCCAATCATCTTCGGCAAACGGGTCTTCCAGGAGTTTAAACGGATATTTCGAGATAAGATCATTGTACAGACTTATCATCTGGTCCGGAGATAGGCGTCGATGGTTTTCAACTTGATCAGTAGACTTGAAGTCCAGGTCGTATACACCATCTTTAAAGAACTCTGAGGAGGCTGGGTCAATGGCAAAGTGGACATTGTTCGAGTGACCAGCTTTGGCACATGCCTCGACCAAGAGATCCATAGCTTGGTCGATCGAATCAACCGGGGGCGCAAAGCCTCCCTCGTCACCGATACCGGTCCCTTTGGGCCATTCAGCGGAATTCGGGAATAATAGCTTAGACAAGATCTCACCTGCAAGGCCAAATTTCTTAGTGATTACCGATTTTAACGAATGGTAGCATTCGGTCGCAATTTGCATCGCCTCCTCAAATGAAGTAGCCCCGGTCGGAAGTATCATGAACTCTTTTGGCAGGTTAATTCAAAACACTCGAGTAGAAGGCCTGACTCACCTTGTGGAGCAAGCTGGTTTCCTGCATGTACACCACCATTGAGCTGATTGGTGCAAGGAACAGGCAGGACGTAGGGTCTACCTTTGTCACGTTGTGGGAAGGCCAGGTCGGCCAAGTGTTCAAATAATTCCAAGCCCTTGAGGAACCGTTAATTAAATGACTCTTGACAGGAGTGGTAACAGTGATAACATTGTAGCTCACCTTTTCAGCCGCGCCTGCTCGTGCAGCAGCCATGGAAATGCCTAGGATCGCGTTCGAACCATATTTGCTCTTGTTGTCGGTACCGTCAAGCTGGATCAGCAATTGATCGATTTTAGCCTGCTCAGAAGCCTTGATGTTGGACTGAACTAAAGCTGGTCCCAAAGTTTCGTTTACGGCCTTAATAGCTGTCGAGACGCCTTTATGGATACTTAAGTTGGCATTGCTCGTCAGAATACCAGCGGAAATACGGACCTTTGCCGCCGTAAGGATCTCCTTTATCACGGAGCTCAACTGCTTCGTGGCTTCCGGTCGAAGCACCTGAGGGAACTCCAGCTACGAATCGACCTAGAAATGACGGAAAACATCAGCAGCGTAACTGTCCATGAATTCAGTGGGTAGCGACGTACCGTGAGGAGTTAGAACCACCACCTCAACTGTTGGGTTGCCTCGAGAATCGAAGATCTGAGAAGCTTTGACAGATTGAAAAGACATCTTCCCAAGGTGGTAAGAGAATAAACGGAACAAGGGATCGTGCGCGTGGATTCCGTTTATTTATAGTAATGTACATGCTGGTGGTCAAAGCTGCCGTCGTGCAGAAAGTGGAGGCGTGGGCAGACCTCAAAAAATGGATCGTACATCTGACGTCATGAGAAGGAAACTCTTAGATAGGCGGCCTATTATCAGCTGGCACTCGGAAGTTTCCGTACAGTAGAAGTTCCTGATCAGCTACGCCGGCGTGAGCTCATGATCAGCAGTGAGTCACGTTAACTTTCAGCCGGTGAAATGATGGAATTTATGGGTGGTTCTGTCATCGTCACACAGAGCTCAAAATGGAATAGAGGGAAAACGGATACATATTGTTGCAACGCTCAATCATCACTCAACACCTCCAAGATCTCTATTATTAGTGCGGCTGTTAGACATTCCGCCACAGTCTAATCTTTATTCTGTTTTCAAATTTCGTTTTGATGACTCCCACGCACGAACAAGAAGAAACAATAAACTCACCCTCTTCGTCCTCCCCCAATCTCGGTGTaagaggaaggggaagtGGTGGGGATCTACAGACAGACAACGTCAGGTCTGATACGGCTCAGACAAGAAGTCCATTTCCTCGACAAGAGACCAATGCGACCTTGCCCCCTTACGCCAGTACGACCGCAGTCCCAGTCTACATCTCCAGTGACTGGCAAGAAGCATGCTCAGTGGGCCGTGCAAAAGCCTATTTGCTCTTACTTGCGTCCTTTTCTAAATTAATCGATCAAGTTCGCAGGACGAGCTCGTGCATTAGCCTGGAACACTCCATGAATGAAGTTTCCCGGGTACAAGCTGCAAACGACTCTACA contains the following coding sequences:
- a CDS encoding enolase 1, putative (Similar to TIGR gene model, INSD accession AAW43385.1), encoding MSFQSVKASQIFDSRGNPTVEVVVLTPHGRFVAGVPSGASTGSHEAVELRDKGDPYGGKGVSTAIKAVNETLGPALVQSNIKASEQAKIDQLLIQLDGTDNKSKYGSNAILGISMAAARAGAAEKGLELFEHLADLAFPQRDKGRPYVLPVPCTNQLNGGVHAGNQLAPQEFMILPTGATSFEEAMQIATECYHSLKSVITKKFGLAGTGIGDEGGFAPPVDSIDQAMDLLVEACAKAGHSNNVHFAIDPASSEFFKDGVYDLDFKSTDQVENHRRLSPDQMISLYNDLISKYPFKLLEDPFAEDDWDSWTKFMEKINGKVEVVGDDLLCTQVSRVKMAKKASACDGLLLKINQCGTISEAIEAAQVAYSYGWSVFVSHRSGETIDDFIADIVVGLQTGHIKSGAPCRGERLAKYNRLLQIERLLKERGHPVRYAGADFRRAATW